GAGGTCAGCTCGGTGAGTACGAGTGCGACCAAGATGATCGCGAGGATGATCAGGACCTTCGGTAGGGCGGTCCAGCCGGTCACCTGGTTGCCGATCCACGCGGAGAACCCGGTAGCGGTGAACATCGCGGACAGCGACAAACCGCCACCGAACAGCAACAGCAGGCCCCACGGGATTTCTTTCGCGGAAGACCAACGCAGTAGCGGCTGACCAGTTGCGTCTTCGCTACGCTTCTTGGCGGGCACCAGGAAGCATGCGACCGCGGCGGCCATCGCGACCTGGGAGTCGCTGATGCGGGCGAGGAACGGCAGGTTTTCAGCAACCCACGCGATGTCCTTGAGGAACGGCACAACAACCCAGAACAGGATCGCAGCCAGGAAAATCCAGGAGACACGGCGTTCAGCGGTGCTCATCTTGCCGAGCTTACGGAACTCGTTTTCGATCATTTCCTTGCCGCCAGGCAGTTCGTTGATCTCGGGGCGGAAAACGAACTTAGTCAGCACGAGCCATGCGAGCCCGGTCATGATGATCGCCCACGGCACGCCTACGAGCATCCACTGGCCGAACTGAATGTCGATGTCGTGGTTCTTCGCCAGGTGCCCCTTCATGAGTGCCATTGGCGGCTGGCCGATGAGGGTTGCGGTGGAACCGATCGTGACACCGTAGGCGACACCGAGCAGAAGGGACGCGGCGAGGCGCGGGCTTGCCGCGTCCGGGTCGACTTCCCGAACCAGCTTCAGGATCGATGCGGCAATCGGCACCATGATGACTGCGGTTGCGGTGTTGGAAACCCATGCGGAAATGAATGCAGACGCGATCATGATGCCCAGAACAATCTGCGACGGCCGCGTACCCACCAATCGGATGGTCCATAACGCGATCCTGAGGTGTAGCTGCGATTTCTCCGTAGCTAGGCCGAGGATCACGCCACCCATCACCAGGAAGACCACCGTGTCAGCGTAAGGTGCGGCGACCTCGCTCATCGGCGCCATTCCGAACAGTGGGAATACAGCCAGCGGCAACAGTGAGGTCACCGGAATCGGTGCGGCCTCGGTCATCCACCAGATCGCCATCCAGAGCGCGACGCCGGCAACGGCTTTGCCCTCAAAGCTCAGTGAAGCGGGCAGGATGAAACCCAACACAAGGCCCGCGATGGGGCCGAGGGCGAATGTCCACCAGTTGCGGCGGGTTGAACGGTCCAGTGGATCGCTAGCGGAGTCTTGCTGTTGCTCTTGCGGAGCAGGAGACGCGGTTGAGTTGAGTTCGGCAGACATAGCGTCCTTTTTGTGTACTTGTGAGATCTGGAGCACAGTTTGCTGGTTGAAGCATATGCTTCGAATCATGCTCCGTGAAGTACTCATTTGGGCGCTATTGAGATCTTGGGGATATAAGTTGGCCGCTTCGCCTCCAACACCGCCGCCTCAGGCTCGGCCGGCTCATATGCAGGGCTTGCGCAGTAGCAAGGACTCGGGACCGCGATCGAAGAAGAGCGTGTTCCTAGAACGCTACGAACCGATCGGCTAACAAGACATCTCGCGAACGAGCGGTCCACTCACCCTTCAAGGCTCGGGTAGTCCGTGTACCCGTGCGCGCCACTCGCGTAGACCGTCCCCTTCACCACCTCTTGCAGCGGTGCGCCAGTTGCGAACCGCTGAGGAAGATCCGGGTTGGCGATGAATAGCCTCCCGAAACCCACCAGATCAGCCACACCGGTGTCGATGAGGTCTTGCGCAGATTCGAACGTGAGCCCGCCAGTGACAATCACCGGGCCATCGAAAAGCGCGGAGTAATACGACGTCGGGACCTCGTCTCCGCGCGTCTCCGCGGAGCCAGCCCCGGCGATCCCCGGCTCAACCAGGTGCAGATAAGCCACATCGAGCTCATTCAACCGCTGAATCACCGCAGTGAACAGTGCGCGCTTATCCGAATCGATGGCATCCATCCAGCTCGAGGATGGGGAAAGACGCACACCAACACGATAAGACGGTACATGTTCGAATACCGCTTGCAACACTTCCTCGAGGAAACGCATCCGGTTTGTGATGCTTCCTCCGTACTTGTCGGTGCGCAGGTTCACTCCGTCATTAAGGAACTGCTCAACCAAATACCCGTTCGCACCGTGGATCTCCACGCCATCAAATCCAGCGAGCATCGCATTCTGGGCTGCCTGGCCAAACGAGTTCA
The Pseudoglutamicibacter albus DNA segment above includes these coding regions:
- a CDS encoding SLC13 family permease yields the protein MSAELNSTASPAPQEQQQDSASDPLDRSTRRNWWTFALGPIAGLVLGFILPASLSFEGKAVAGVALWMAIWWMTEAAPIPVTSLLPLAVFPLFGMAPMSEVAAPYADTVVFLVMGGVILGLATEKSQLHLRIALWTIRLVGTRPSQIVLGIMIASAFISAWVSNTATAVIMVPIAASILKLVREVDPDAASPRLAASLLLGVAYGVTIGSTATLIGQPPMALMKGHLAKNHDIDIQFGQWMLVGVPWAIIMTGLAWLVLTKFVFRPEINELPGGKEMIENEFRKLGKMSTAERRVSWIFLAAILFWVVVPFLKDIAWVAENLPFLARISDSQVAMAAAVACFLVPAKKRSEDATGQPLLRWSSAKEIPWGLLLLFGGGLSLSAMFTATGFSAWIGNQVTGWTALPKVLIILAIILVALVLTELTSNTATAAAFFPIFSAVALGMGINPLFMTIAVTLAVCSAYMLPVATPSNAVAFGSGEITIKQMVRAGIWLNLISIVMVMVMLYTLVPLVFGVSL
- a CDS encoding alkene reductase codes for the protein MNTSSSLFTPVQVGGQQLANRIVLAPMTRGRASTGGIATELMARYYEQRSSAGLIIAEGTVVSAQATAYSAVPGIYSQEQITSWRPVVAAAKSGGNKMYCQLWHVGRQSHSSMQPDGLPPKAPSAVAITSATYRTEVGRVPYEVPRVLSEADIRDVVNSFGQAAQNAMLAGFDGVEIHGANGYLVEQFLNDGVNLRTDKYGGSITNRMRFLEEVLQAVFEHVPSYRVGVRLSPSSSWMDAIDSDKRALFTAVIQRLNELDVAYLHLVEPGIAGAGSAETRGDEVPTSYYSALFDGPVIVTGGLTFESAQDLIDTGVADLVGFGRLFIANPDLPQRFATGAPLQEVVKGTVYASGAHGYTDYPSLEG